From a region of the Latilactobacillus sakei genome:
- the maf gene encoding septum formation protein Maf, with amino-acid sequence MFILASQSPRRQALLKRVVNDFEVQPARIDEHETPLTTPGEYVQTLAQRKGEAIAVQYPTATILAADTTISFQGTLYGKPKDRQDAYEMLRQLSGQTHQVYTGLWLMQDGLVQQKVVQTDVTFWHLSTAEIEQYLDRNEYTDKAGAYGIQGAGALLIKKINGDFYNVVGLPVSTVARMLQD; translated from the coding sequence ATGTTTATTTTAGCATCGCAATCACCGCGCCGGCAGGCATTACTAAAGCGCGTTGTCAATGATTTTGAGGTACAACCAGCACGAATTGATGAACACGAGACACCACTAACAACACCGGGCGAATACGTCCAAACCTTAGCGCAACGCAAAGGGGAAGCTATTGCAGTTCAATACCCAACGGCGACCATTTTAGCGGCGGATACGACGATTAGTTTTCAAGGGACGCTTTATGGCAAACCCAAGGATCGTCAAGATGCTTATGAAATGTTACGCCAATTGAGTGGTCAGACACATCAGGTTTACACTGGGTTGTGGTTGATGCAGGATGGTTTGGTGCAACAAAAGGTTGTCCAAACCGATGTCACATTTTGGCATTTAAGCACTGCTGAGATTGAACAATATTTAGATCGAAATGAATATACGGACAAAGCGGGTGCTTATGGGATTCAAGGTGCGGGCGCACTATTAATTAAGAAGATTAATGGTGACTTCTACAACGTGGTTGGCTTGCCAGTCAGCACTGTTGCAAGAATGTTGCAGGATTAA
- the argF gene encoding ornithine carbamoyltransferase: MTNSVFQGRSLLAEKDFTKSELEYLIDFSLHLKDLKKKGIPHHYLEGKNIALLFEKNSTRTRAAFTTAAIDLGAHPEFLGKNDIQLGKKESVEDTAKVLGSMFDGIEFRGFSQKVVEDLAKYSGVPVWNGLTDEWHPTQMIADFMTVKENFGKLKGVTLTYVGDGRNNMANSLLVTGSMLGVNIHIVAPDSLQPTQEVRDLAEGYAKETGSKNMITSDVDAGVKGSDVLYTDVWVSMGEEDKFEERVKLLKPYQINMDMVKKTGNENMIIMHCLPAFHDIETEYGKKIDEQFGIQEMEITDEAFRSQYARQFEEAENRMHSIKAIMAATLGNLFIPQA, translated from the coding sequence ATGACAAACAGCGTATTTCAAGGCAGAAGTTTATTAGCAGAAAAAGATTTTACTAAATCAGAACTCGAATACTTAATCGATTTCTCATTACATTTAAAGGATTTAAAGAAAAAAGGGATTCCTCATCACTATCTAGAAGGTAAGAACATTGCCTTACTATTTGAAAAGAACTCAACCAGAACGCGTGCTGCTTTTACAACAGCTGCGATTGACTTAGGCGCTCACCCAGAATTCTTAGGTAAAAATGATATTCAACTTGGTAAAAAAGAATCAGTTGAAGATACAGCTAAAGTTTTAGGAAGCATGTTTGATGGTATTGAATTCCGTGGCTTTAGTCAAAAAGTGGTTGAAGACTTGGCTAAATATTCAGGCGTTCCTGTTTGGAATGGTTTAACTGACGAATGGCATCCCACACAAATGATCGCTGACTTTATGACCGTTAAAGAAAACTTCGGCAAATTAAAAGGTGTGACATTAACGTATGTTGGTGATGGCCGTAACAATATGGCTAACAGCTTGTTAGTAACCGGTTCAATGTTGGGCGTTAATATCCACATCGTTGCCCCAGATTCATTACAACCCACACAAGAAGTCCGTGATTTAGCTGAAGGTTACGCTAAAGAAACAGGCAGCAAGAACATGATTACTTCAGACGTTGACGCTGGTGTTAAAGGCTCAGATGTTTTATACACAGACGTTTGGGTTTCAATGGGTGAAGAAGATAAATTTGAAGAACGGGTTAAATTGTTGAAACCATACCAAATCAACATGGACATGGTTAAGAAGACCGGTAACGAAAACATGATTATCATGCATTGTTTACCAGCTTTCCATGATATTGAAACTGAATATGGCAAGAAGATTGACGAACAATTCGGCATTCAAGAAATGGAAATTACTGACGAAGCATTCAGAAGTCAATATGCCCGTCAATTTGAAGAAGCTGAAAACAGAATGCACTCAATTAAAGCCATCATGGCAGCAACATTAGGTAACTTATTCATACCTCAAGCATAA
- a CDS encoding tRNA preQ1(34) S-adenosylmethionine ribosyltransferase-isomerase QueA, with product MVSTEDFDYNLPEELIAQTPMIERAASRLLVMDHETGALEDKVFYDIIDELNPGDAVVMNNTRVLPARLYGVKPDTGGHEEVLLLNNTHDDEWEVLMKPAKRAKVGTEVVFGDGQLRAVVTKELEHGGRMIEFKYDGIFMQILEALGEMPLPPYIKEKLDDPEMYQTVYAKEPGSAAAPTAGFHWTEELLQKVQDKGIKLVYLTLHVGLGTFRPVSEDNVEDHKMHSEFYRLTEEAAATLNEVKQNGGRIVATGTTSIRTLETIATKFDGEIKADSGWTSIFIKPGYQWKAVDAFITNFHLPKSTLVMLVASFTGRENILNAYQHAVDERYRFFSFGDAMFVK from the coding sequence ATGGTATCCACAGAAGATTTTGATTACAATTTACCAGAAGAATTAATTGCACAAACACCCATGATTGAAAGAGCAGCATCACGTTTATTAGTGATGGATCACGAAACGGGCGCTTTAGAAGACAAGGTTTTCTACGACATTATTGACGAATTAAACCCTGGCGATGCAGTTGTCATGAACAATACCCGTGTTTTACCAGCACGTTTATATGGGGTTAAACCTGATACTGGTGGTCATGAAGAAGTCTTGTTATTAAACAACACGCATGATGATGAATGGGAAGTTTTAATGAAGCCTGCTAAACGGGCTAAAGTGGGGACCGAAGTGGTCTTTGGTGACGGTCAATTAAGAGCCGTGGTCACTAAGGAACTTGAACATGGTGGCCGAATGATTGAATTTAAATACGACGGCATTTTCATGCAAATTCTAGAAGCTCTAGGCGAAATGCCATTGCCACCATACATCAAGGAAAAACTAGATGATCCAGAAATGTATCAAACAGTTTATGCTAAGGAACCGGGTTCAGCCGCTGCACCAACAGCTGGCTTCCACTGGACAGAAGAGCTCCTCCAAAAAGTCCAAGATAAGGGCATCAAATTGGTTTACTTAACGTTGCACGTTGGGTTGGGGACTTTCCGTCCGGTTTCAGAAGACAATGTTGAAGATCACAAGATGCATAGCGAATTCTATCGTTTAACAGAAGAAGCTGCTGCAACGTTGAACGAAGTCAAACAAAACGGTGGTCGCATTGTCGCTACTGGGACAACCAGCATTCGGACATTAGAAACCATCGCAACGAAGTTTGATGGCGAAATCAAAGCTGATAGCGGTTGGACATCAATCTTCATCAAACCTGGTTACCAATGGAAAGCCGTTGATGCCTTCATTACGAATTTCCATTTACCAAAATCAACCTTAGTGATGTTAGTGGCTTCATTTACCGGTCGTGAAAACATCTTAAATGCTTATCAACATGCTGTTGATGAACGTTATCGTTTCTTTAGCTTTGGCGATGCCATGTTTGTTAAATAA
- a CDS encoding Holliday junction branch migration protein RuvA, with product MYEYLKGLVTAVNPYYVVLEVQGIGYQLQVANPYRYTESMSEVVQIYVHQAVRDNDITLFGFYDLDEKQLFQKLISVSGIGPKSALAILANSDHSGLIQAIMNDDIGYLTKFPGVGKKTAQQIALDLKGKLGDLEQSPTLVGQTAIDLGSQGDSPELSDALAALSALGYSAREVKAITPQLTDFAAQTTDQYLREGLRLLMKK from the coding sequence ATGTATGAATATTTAAAGGGCTTAGTGACGGCGGTTAATCCCTATTACGTCGTTTTGGAAGTCCAAGGAATTGGCTATCAATTACAAGTTGCCAACCCATATCGCTATACGGAATCGATGAGCGAAGTGGTTCAAATTTATGTCCACCAAGCGGTACGCGATAACGATATTACGCTTTTTGGCTTTTATGATTTAGATGAAAAACAACTTTTCCAAAAATTAATCAGTGTTTCCGGGATTGGTCCCAAGAGTGCCTTGGCAATTTTGGCCAATAGTGATCATTCCGGTTTAATTCAGGCGATTATGAACGATGATATTGGGTACTTAACGAAGTTCCCAGGTGTTGGGAAGAAGACGGCCCAACAGATTGCCCTAGACCTTAAAGGCAAGTTAGGTGATTTAGAACAAAGTCCAACGTTAGTCGGCCAAACGGCAATTGATTTAGGCAGCCAAGGTGATTCACCTGAATTAAGTGATGCGCTAGCAGCTTTGAGTGCGCTTGGTTATTCCGCACGAGAAGTCAAAGCGATTACGCCTCAGTTAACTGATTTTGCAGCGCAAACAACTGATCAATACCTCAGAGAAGGTTTGCGGTTATTGATGAAGAAATAA
- a CDS encoding aminotransferase, producing the protein MEIANFGVEEWLNVYETQATLDIAQSTIASMTMSELMALSPDNGTQFYQDLAQQKMNYGAIEGSAAFKEAVSELYQTVNSNQVLQTNGATGANLLALYALVKPGDHVITMFPTYQQLYEIPISIGATVSYWQLDEAHNWLPDIAELKKLIRPATKLICLNNANNPTGTVISTELMQAIVEVARTVGAYVLVDEVYLPLGEGQPTTSIADLYERGIATNSLSKTYSVPGIRVGWLIANEKLTDLFRKYRDYTMICAGVFSDQLAVYVLRHRKQVLARNRALVQRNLAIFKAWVAQEPLVDVIYPESVSTSFIHFKEIEDDEAFCKYLLKEYGVLLVPGQRFEIPGHARLGYCAPEATLKKGLAELSKALRTY; encoded by the coding sequence ATGGAAATTGCAAATTTCGGCGTTGAAGAGTGGTTAAACGTGTACGAAACACAAGCAACCTTGGATATTGCGCAAAGTACGATTGCCTCAATGACGATGTCAGAATTGATGGCCCTCTCACCTGATAATGGGACGCAGTTTTATCAAGACTTAGCGCAACAAAAGATGAATTATGGTGCGATTGAAGGTTCAGCGGCTTTTAAAGAAGCCGTTAGTGAATTGTATCAAACGGTCAACAGCAACCAGGTGTTACAAACGAACGGTGCGACGGGTGCCAATTTATTAGCCCTTTATGCGCTAGTAAAACCTGGCGATCATGTGATTACCATGTTTCCAACTTATCAACAACTTTATGAAATTCCCATCTCAATTGGAGCAACCGTTTCGTATTGGCAATTGGATGAGGCCCATAATTGGTTACCAGATATTGCTGAATTGAAAAAGTTAATCAGACCAGCAACCAAACTGATTTGTTTGAACAACGCTAACAACCCGACCGGGACGGTTATTTCAACAGAATTGATGCAAGCAATCGTTGAAGTGGCGCGAACGGTGGGCGCCTATGTCCTTGTGGATGAGGTTTACTTGCCATTAGGTGAAGGGCAACCAACAACTTCGATTGCTGATTTATATGAACGAGGGATTGCCACTAACAGTTTATCGAAGACCTATTCAGTTCCTGGTATTCGGGTCGGTTGGCTGATTGCTAACGAAAAATTGACCGATTTGTTTAGAAAATATCGGGATTACACCATGATTTGTGCCGGTGTTTTCAGTGATCAGTTAGCGGTTTATGTATTACGACATCGCAAACAAGTTTTAGCCCGTAATCGGGCACTGGTTCAACGCAATCTCGCGATTTTTAAAGCCTGGGTTGCACAAGAACCACTCGTTGATGTCATCTATCCAGAATCAGTATCAACATCGTTTATTCATTTCAAAGAAATTGAAGACGATGAAGCATTTTGTAAATATTTATTAAAAGAATACGGCGTCTTATTAGTGCCCGGTCAGCGTTTTGAAATTCCCGGACATGCCAGACTAGGGTATTGCGCACCAGAAGCAACTCTGAAAAAAGGGTTGGCCGAATTATCAAAAGCGCTCAGAACGTATTAA
- the arcA gene encoding arginine deiminase: MTSPIHVNSEIGKLKTVLLKRPGKEVENITPDIMYRLLFDDIPYLPTIQKEHDQFAQTLRDNGVEVLYLENLAAEAIDAGDVKEAFLDKMLNESHIKSPQVQAALKDYLISMATLDMVEKIMAGVRTNEIDIKSKALIDVSADDDYPFYMDPMPNLYFTRDPAASMGDGLTINKMTFEARQRESMFMEVIMQHHPRFANQGAQVWRDRDHIDRMEGGDELILSDKVLAIGISQRTSAQSIEELAKVLFANHSGFEKILAIKIPHNHAMMHLDTVFTMIDYDKFTIHPGIQGAGGMVDTYILEPGNNDEIKITHQTDLEKVLRDALEVPELTLIPCGGGDAVVAPREQWNDGSNTLAIAPGVVVTYDRNYVSNENLRQYGIKVIEVPSSELSRGRGGPRCMSMPLVREDLKK; encoded by the coding sequence ATGACAAGTCCAATTCATGTAAATTCCGAAATCGGAAAACTTAAGACGGTCTTACTAAAACGGCCAGGTAAAGAAGTCGAAAACATTACACCTGACATTATGTATCGTTTATTGTTTGATGATATTCCTTATTTACCAACAATCCAAAAAGAACATGATCAATTCGCACAAACATTACGTGACAATGGTGTTGAAGTGCTTTACTTAGAAAACCTCGCTGCCGAAGCAATCGATGCTGGTGACGTTAAGGAAGCTTTCCTGGATAAGATGTTGAACGAATCACACATCAAATCACCACAAGTGCAAGCAGCCTTAAAAGACTACTTAATTAGTATGGCAACGTTAGACATGGTTGAAAAAATCATGGCTGGTGTTCGGACCAACGAAATTGATATTAAATCAAAGGCATTGATTGACGTTAGTGCTGATGATGACTATCCATTCTATATGGATCCAATGCCTAACCTATACTTCACACGCGATCCTGCCGCATCAATGGGGGATGGCTTAACAATTAATAAAATGACTTTTGAAGCGCGTCAAAGAGAATCAATGTTCATGGAAGTTATCATGCAACATCATCCTCGTTTTGCTAACCAAGGCGCACAAGTATGGCGTGACCGCGATCACATCGATCGCATGGAAGGCGGCGACGAATTAATCTTGAGCGATAAAGTCCTGGCAATTGGGATTTCACAACGGACATCCGCACAATCAATTGAAGAACTTGCCAAGGTATTATTCGCTAACCACAGTGGCTTTGAAAAAATCTTAGCAATTAAGATTCCACATAATCATGCCATGATGCATTTAGACACAGTCTTCACCATGATTGATTATGATAAATTTACTATTCATCCAGGCATCCAAGGTGCTGGCGGCATGGTTGACACTTATATCTTAGAACCAGGCAATAACGACGAAATCAAGATTACACATCAAACTGATCTTGAAAAAGTCCTCCGCGATGCTTTGGAAGTACCTGAATTAACCTTAATCCCATGTGGTGGCGGCGATGCAGTTGTGGCCCCTCGTGAACAATGGAATGACGGTTCTAACACATTAGCAATCGCACCGGGTGTTGTTGTCACTTACGATCGCAACTATGTTTCAAACGAAAACTTACGTCAATACGGCATTAAAGTGATTGAAGTCCCATCAAGTGAATTATCACGCGGTCGTGGGGGTCCACGTTGTATGAGTATGCCACTTGTAAGAGAAGACTTAAAAAAATAA
- the arcC gene encoding carbamate kinase, with amino-acid sequence MTKRKIVVALGGNAILSTDASASAQIKAVKETVKQLVAFVKQGDQLIISHGNGPQVGNLLIQQAASDSEKTPAMPLDTVGAMSQGEIGYWMQNAFNEVLAEEGLALDVATIVTQTIVDAKDKAFQNPTKPIGPFYTEAEAKKQQSINPEAHFVEDAGRGWRRVVPSPRPIGIQEAPVIQKLVEGNVITISAGGGGVPVAKEGNKLRGVEAVIDKDFASEKLAELVGADMLIILTAVDNVYVNFNKPDQKKLTNVSVAELEDYIKDDQFAKGSMLPKIQAAIEYVNNRPDSKAIITSLDNVKNLLAHDAGTIITK; translated from the coding sequence ATGACAAAACGTAAAATCGTCGTTGCATTAGGTGGGAATGCTATTTTATCAACTGATGCCTCAGCAAGCGCTCAAATCAAAGCCGTTAAGGAAACGGTTAAACAATTAGTTGCCTTCGTAAAACAAGGTGACCAACTTATTATTTCGCATGGTAATGGGCCACAAGTCGGTAACTTGTTAATTCAACAAGCGGCTAGCGATTCTGAAAAAACACCAGCAATGCCATTAGATACGGTCGGTGCGATGTCACAAGGCGAAATTGGTTACTGGATGCAAAATGCTTTTAACGAAGTTTTAGCAGAAGAAGGCTTGGCTTTGGATGTTGCAACAATCGTAACCCAAACGATTGTGGATGCTAAAGATAAAGCTTTCCAAAACCCAACGAAACCAATCGGGCCTTTCTATACCGAAGCAGAAGCTAAGAAACAACAAAGTATCAATCCAGAAGCACACTTTGTGGAAGATGCCGGGCGTGGCTGGCGGCGGGTAGTTCCTTCACCACGGCCAATCGGGATTCAAGAAGCACCTGTTATCCAAAAATTAGTTGAAGGTAACGTGATCACGATTTCAGCCGGTGGCGGTGGTGTACCAGTTGCAAAAGAAGGCAACAAGCTTCGTGGGGTTGAAGCCGTAATCGATAAAGATTTCGCTTCAGAAAAATTAGCCGAATTAGTGGGCGCAGACATGTTAATTATTTTAACAGCTGTGGATAACGTCTACGTTAACTTCAATAAGCCAGATCAAAAGAAATTAACCAACGTCTCAGTCGCTGAATTAGAAGATTACATCAAAGACGATCAATTCGCTAAAGGTAGCATGCTGCCTAAGATTCAAGCTGCAATCGAATACGTTAATAATCGTCCTGATAGTAAGGCCATCATCACTTCCCTTGATAACGTGAAGAATTTATTGGCACATGATGCCGGGACAATCATTACGAAATAG
- a CDS encoding Holliday junction branch migration DNA helicase RuvB, which yields MADERIVSAENDDFAEASIEKTLRPQVLAQYIGQDRVKNELAVYIEAAKKREESLDHVLLYGPPGLGKTTLAMVIANELQVQIRTTSGPAIERPGDLVALLNELQPGDVLFIDEIHRLPKMVEELLYSAMEDFYIDIVVGQGPTAHPVHFPLPPFTLIGATTRAGLLSAPLRDRFGIVEHMAYYTEADLMDIVQRSAGVFNMSIVPDGALEIARRSRGTPRIANRLLKRTRDYAQVADQNTIDQAIADHALSQLQVDIRGLDGVDRKILQMMIDYYQGGPVGLKTIAANIGEENETIEEVYEPYLLQIGFLKRTQRGRMVTPAGYAHLGIPYPEK from the coding sequence ATGGCAGATGAGCGAATTGTTTCAGCTGAAAACGACGATTTTGCTGAAGCAAGTATTGAAAAAACATTGCGGCCACAAGTCCTTGCACAATATATCGGTCAAGATCGAGTTAAAAATGAACTAGCGGTCTATATTGAAGCGGCCAAAAAACGGGAAGAGTCCCTCGATCACGTTTTACTCTATGGGCCACCAGGCTTGGGGAAAACGACGTTAGCGATGGTGATTGCCAATGAATTGCAAGTCCAGATTCGTACGACAAGCGGTCCGGCAATTGAGCGGCCTGGGGATTTAGTAGCGTTATTAAATGAATTACAACCCGGGGATGTTTTATTTATTGATGAAATTCATCGCTTACCTAAGATGGTTGAAGAATTACTTTATTCAGCGATGGAAGATTTCTACATCGATATTGTGGTTGGTCAAGGGCCCACCGCGCATCCCGTCCATTTTCCATTACCACCGTTTACATTGATTGGCGCGACGACGCGGGCGGGCTTATTGTCCGCACCACTGCGGGATCGTTTCGGGATTGTGGAACACATGGCTTATTACACGGAAGCTGATTTGATGGACATTGTGCAACGCTCAGCTGGTGTTTTTAACATGTCGATTGTGCCAGATGGTGCGTTAGAAATTGCACGCCGCTCGCGTGGGACGCCGCGGATTGCCAATCGGCTCTTGAAACGGACCCGAGATTACGCACAAGTGGCTGACCAAAATACGATTGATCAAGCGATTGCTGATCACGCATTAAGTCAGTTGCAAGTTGATATTCGGGGGTTAGACGGTGTCGATCGTAAAATCCTCCAGATGATGATTGATTATTATCAAGGCGGACCAGTTGGTTTGAAAACCATTGCCGCCAATATTGGTGAAGAAAACGAAACTATTGAAGAAGTTTACGAGCCTTATTTACTGCAAATTGGCTTTTTAAAACGAACACAAAGAGGCCGGATGGTAACGCCAGCCGGGTATGCCCATTTAGGCATACCTTATCCAGAAAAATAG
- a CDS encoding DNA mismatch repair endonuclease MutL, whose protein sequence is MGKIHELSEILSNQIAAGEVIERPASVVKELVENAIDANGTQVDIIVEQAGLQMIQVIDNGDGIEPEDVPVAFKRHATSKIATRQDLFKIQSLGFRGEALASIASVSDLTIETATADSLGTFAHFKGGVLEEQKTNPIRPGTAITVRDLFFNTPARLKYVKTFQTELANIVDIVNRLAMSHPQIAFTLTNDDHLLLKTAGNNDLKQTIAGIYGVTMAKKLLAVSASDLDFKLTGYVSLPELTRATRNYLSILINGRFIKNYQLNKAIIKGYGSKLMVGRYPIAVLAIEMDPLLIDVNVHPTKQEVRLSKEAALMTLIEGAIKARLATENLIPDAMQNLKRTKTVDVDQLQMNLNQITQERRHPSGPLRPVSPKPTPTVKPTPPEIAETETPLAAPTAKTPTITPERPLFEQPQALAKWDQKYATEAVGKPFGDQVVDETDESAETVAEPTVRFPELRYIGQLHSTFLLAEGEDGFYILDQHAAQERIKYEYYRKKIGEVSTSVQNLLVPLVLEYPNSDALKIQEKTELLASVGIQLENFGQNSFVVHSHPTWIEQGQEETTIRGMIDDVLKDGRISIAQFREKTAIMMSCKQAIKAHHHLDDAQAKALLADLAKTENPFNCPHGRPVLIHYTQKDLEKMFKRIQEPHHSWEGE, encoded by the coding sequence ATGGGGAAAATTCATGAACTGTCGGAAATTCTAAGTAATCAAATTGCGGCGGGGGAAGTGATTGAACGCCCCGCCTCAGTGGTCAAGGAATTGGTTGAAAATGCGATTGATGCCAATGGTACGCAAGTCGATATCATTGTTGAACAGGCCGGTTTACAGATGATTCAAGTGATCGATAACGGCGACGGGATTGAACCAGAAGATGTGCCGGTCGCTTTTAAACGGCATGCCACCAGTAAGATTGCAACCCGCCAAGATTTGTTCAAGATTCAATCACTAGGGTTTCGGGGTGAAGCGTTAGCCAGTATCGCGTCTGTTTCTGATTTAACGATTGAAACGGCAACTGCGGACTCTTTAGGAACCTTCGCCCACTTTAAAGGTGGTGTGTTAGAAGAACAAAAAACAAATCCGATTCGACCGGGGACGGCGATTACGGTGCGGGATTTATTCTTTAATACACCAGCCCGGTTGAAATATGTGAAGACTTTTCAAACCGAATTGGCGAACATTGTCGATATCGTCAATCGACTAGCAATGAGTCATCCACAGATTGCCTTCACGTTAACCAATGATGATCATCTACTTTTAAAAACGGCTGGCAATAATGATTTAAAACAGACGATTGCTGGTATTTATGGCGTCACCATGGCAAAGAAACTCTTGGCCGTGAGTGCTTCGGATTTAGATTTTAAACTAACGGGCTATGTGTCGTTGCCGGAATTAACACGGGCAACGCGTAATTATTTATCGATTTTAATCAATGGTCGGTTTATTAAGAATTACCAATTGAATAAGGCGATCATTAAGGGCTATGGCTCTAAACTAATGGTCGGGCGCTATCCAATCGCCGTTTTAGCGATTGAGATGGATCCGTTATTGATTGATGTCAACGTGCATCCAACGAAACAGGAAGTTCGGTTGAGCAAAGAAGCTGCCTTGATGACCTTGATTGAAGGGGCAATCAAAGCAAGACTAGCAACTGAGAATTTAATTCCCGATGCTATGCAGAATTTGAAACGGACCAAGACGGTAGATGTGGACCAATTACAGATGAATCTGAATCAAATTACACAAGAAAGGCGCCACCCAAGCGGTCCGCTACGACCAGTCAGTCCCAAGCCAACGCCAACGGTCAAACCGACGCCACCAGAAATTGCAGAAACTGAAACACCGTTAGCCGCACCAACTGCTAAAACACCGACAATTACACCGGAGCGGCCGTTGTTTGAACAGCCGCAGGCACTGGCTAAGTGGGATCAGAAGTATGCGACCGAAGCGGTTGGGAAGCCATTTGGGGACCAAGTGGTGGACGAAACGGACGAAAGCGCAGAAACTGTGGCCGAACCCACTGTTCGGTTTCCAGAGTTACGCTACATTGGGCAATTGCATAGTACGTTCTTGTTAGCGGAAGGTGAAGATGGCTTTTATATCTTGGACCAACATGCTGCACAAGAACGGATTAAGTACGAATATTACCGAAAAAAAATCGGGGAAGTCAGCACCTCGGTGCAAAACCTGTTAGTACCGCTTGTTTTGGAATATCCAAATAGTGATGCGCTAAAGATTCAGGAAAAAACTGAACTTTTAGCGTCAGTTGGGATTCAATTAGAAAATTTCGGTCAGAATAGTTTTGTGGTCCACAGTCATCCAACTTGGATTGAACAAGGACAAGAGGAAACGACGATTCGTGGGATGATTGACGATGTTTTAAAAGACGGTCGCATTAGTATTGCCCAATTCCGTGAGAAGACGGCGATTATGATGAGTTGTAAACAAGCCATCAAAGCCCACCATCATTTAGATGATGCTCAGGCTAAGGCGCTTTTGGCTGATCTAGCGAAGACCGAAAATCCTTTTAATTGTCCGCATGGCCGACCCGTTTTAATTCACTATACGCAAAAAGATTTGGAAAAGATGTTTAAACGGATTCAAGAACCACATCATAGTTGGGAGGGCGAATAA
- a CDS encoding TIGR00730 family Rossman fold protein — protein MNVAVFCGASSGRRPVYTQAASDLGRWLVKRQDQLIYGGSRVGLMGTIADTVLENGGRVVGVMPEFLDQRELAHTGLSDLVMVDNMADRKSKMIEMADVFIALPGGPGTLEEMSEVISWARIGQQDGPCIFYNVAGYYDLLQQFLAHMVEEGFLTQADFEKYLFTDSLTEMTTFIATYQPPKIREY, from the coding sequence GTGAATGTGGCAGTTTTTTGTGGGGCTAGCAGTGGTCGTCGTCCGGTTTATACACAAGCCGCCAGCGATTTAGGCCGTTGGTTAGTTAAACGCCAAGACCAATTAATTTATGGTGGTAGTCGGGTTGGCTTGATGGGCACGATTGCCGATACGGTTTTAGAAAATGGTGGCCGAGTAGTGGGTGTGATGCCCGAATTCTTAGATCAACGAGAATTAGCGCATACTGGCTTAAGCGATTTGGTGATGGTTGACAATATGGCCGACCGTAAATCAAAAATGATCGAAATGGCCGATGTCTTCATTGCCTTACCAGGTGGGCCAGGCACGTTGGAAGAAATGAGCGAAGTGATTTCGTGGGCGCGAATTGGTCAGCAAGATGGCCCTTGCATTTTCTACAACGTAGCGGGTTATTATGATTTATTACAACAATTTTTAGCGCACATGGTTGAAGAAGGGTTTTTAACGCAAGCCGATTTTGAAAAATACTTGTTTACCGACTCTTTAACCGAAATGACAACATTTATCGCGACTTACCAACCACCAAAAATACGCGAATATTAA
- a CDS encoding N-acetyltransferase produces MMYLRKAAFSDLPRILAIIDGAKAALKERGVNQWQAGAPSESQFENDIRQEYCYILIKDDTIIGVASIVDTVDAGYCAITNGEWQPVASKHPYYSIHRMALDGSVRGQHLAHQFMTLLITAASIDGAHDLRIDTHPDNLAMQHVIQKAGFTYCGDILIADDPSPKRFAYQLVLK; encoded by the coding sequence TTGATGTACTTAAGAAAAGCCGCTTTTTCTGATTTACCACGAATCTTAGCAATTATCGATGGGGCTAAAGCCGCGTTAAAAGAACGCGGTGTCAACCAGTGGCAAGCTGGTGCGCCTAGTGAAAGTCAGTTTGAAAATGATATTCGTCAAGAGTATTGCTATATTTTAATTAAGGATGACACGATTATTGGGGTCGCATCAATTGTCGATACAGTTGATGCCGGCTATTGCGCCATCACTAATGGTGAGTGGCAACCAGTTGCTTCTAAACATCCTTATTATTCAATTCACCGCATGGCTTTAGATGGTTCAGTTCGTGGGCAACATTTGGCCCATCAATTTATGACATTGTTAATTACGGCTGCTAGTATTGACGGGGCGCACGATTTAAGAATCGATACCCATCCCGATAATTTAGCCATGCAACACGTGATTCAAAAGGCGGGCTTTACTTACTGTGGTGATATCTTAATCGCTGACGATCCTTCACCTAAACGCTTTGCTTACCAACTCGTTTTAAAATAA